A single uncultured Acetobacterium sp. DNA region contains:
- the eutL gene encoding ethanolamine utilization microcompartment protein EutL, protein MTGDRIKCNIIYSKMLTAVEDIMLEEFDLPEGCIDIGIFTTQYDGVGYCAADEATKTSNVDVVYIKTLYGAGAGLNDGQVFGVITGPTVSDVESGLRYIRDYAENKSSVYSVTEDNTNLIYAQLVPKIGKYFSKTYGLPIGSSIAFLFAPALEGVVGIDEALTVADVEVVKFFGPPTNSNLSGAILTGTQSNCRTACEAFKNAIISCVEDPVDY, encoded by the coding sequence ATGACTGGAGATAGAATTAAATGCAATATTATTTATAGTAAAATGCTAACCGCTGTTGAAGACATCATGTTGGAAGAGTTTGATTTGCCGGAGGGCTGTATTGATATCGGAATTTTTACAACCCAATACGACGGTGTGGGCTACTGCGCAGCCGATGAAGCCACAAAAACCTCGAATGTGGATGTCGTTTATATTAAAACCCTTTATGGCGCCGGTGCAGGTCTCAATGACGGCCAGGTATTTGGAGTCATCACTGGACCCACTGTTTCTGATGTTGAAAGTGGTTTACGATACATTCGTGATTACGCTGAAAATAAATCCAGTGTCTATAGTGTCACTGAAGATAACACCAACCTTATTTATGCTCAGCTGGTTCCTAAGATTGGAAAATATTTTTCAAAAACCTATGGCCTGCCGATTGGTTCATCCATTGCTTTCTTGTTTGCTCCAGCCCTTGAGGGGGTTGTGGGTATAGATGAAGCATTAACGGTTGCTGATGTGGAAGTGGTTAAATTCTTTGGTCCCCCGACCAATTCAAATCTAAGTGGTGCCATCCTGACTGGGACCCAATCCAATTGCCGAACTGCTTGTGAAGCATTTAAAAATGCAATTATCAGCTGCGTGGAAGATCCCGTTGATTATTGA
- a CDS encoding peptidylprolyl isomerase encodes MSETANPIVKIEMENGQTMEVELYPEIAPITVENFLTLVNDGFYNGLIFHRVIPGFMIQGGCPQGTGMGGPGHTIKGEFSGNSITNDLKHVKGVISMARSGMPDSAGSQFFIMVDDAPFLDGQYAAFGKVISGIETADTIVAVDRDRSDKPYEDQIIKKIEVIS; translated from the coding sequence ATGTCAGAAACAGCAAATCCAATTGTAAAAATTGAAATGGAAAATGGCCAAACGATGGAAGTGGAGCTATATCCCGAAATTGCTCCTATTACAGTAGAAAATTTTTTAACCTTAGTCAATGATGGATTTTATAATGGTTTAATCTTTCACCGGGTCATTCCTGGTTTTATGATTCAGGGCGGATGTCCCCAGGGAACTGGTATGGGTGGCCCAGGACACACCATTAAAGGCGAATTTTCAGGAAATAGCATTACTAACGACCTTAAACATGTAAAAGGTGTGATTTCAATGGCTCGTTCCGGGATGCCGGATTCTGCCGGTTCGCAATTTTTTATCATGGTTGATGATGCCCCATTTTTGGACGGCCAATATGCCGCTTTTGGTAAGGTGATTTCAGGAATCGAAACAGCTGATACAATCGTTGCTGTGGATCGGGATCGATCAGACAAACCCTATGAAGATCAAATTATCAAGAAAATTGAAGTTATATCCTAA
- a CDS encoding acetyl-CoA carboxylase carboxyltransferase subunit alpha, which yields MEAYKRVALARKKTRPTGQDFIDNLFTDFIELHGDRCFGDDPAMITGLGMLMDMPVTVIAQERGKNTKSRVKRNFGSSHPEGYRKALRQMKLAEKFNRPIVCLIDTSGAFCGIGAEERGQGLAIANNLMEMMGLKVPILSIVIGEGGSGGALALGVADEVWMLENAIYSVISPEGCASILWKDASKTKEAANCLKLTAQDLLELQVIDKIISENHRDFKNVYRELKIGLYKSLQKNQALETDQLTENRYQRFRKYGAIETVSE from the coding sequence ATGGAAGCATATAAACGCGTGGCACTGGCCCGAAAAAAGACCCGCCCCACCGGACAAGATTTTATTGATAACTTATTTACTGATTTTATTGAACTTCATGGCGATCGCTGTTTCGGTGACGATCCGGCCATGATTACCGGTCTGGGCATGCTAATGGACATGCCGGTTACTGTCATCGCTCAGGAACGGGGTAAAAACACCAAATCCCGGGTTAAACGAAACTTCGGTTCATCCCATCCCGAGGGCTATCGAAAAGCGCTGCGGCAAATGAAACTGGCTGAGAAATTTAATCGTCCGATTGTCTGCTTGATTGATACCTCCGGGGCATTTTGTGGTATCGGTGCTGAAGAGCGGGGACAGGGTCTTGCCATTGCCAACAACCTGATGGAAATGATGGGCCTTAAGGTGCCGATCCTGTCCATCGTTATCGGCGAGGGCGGCAGCGGTGGTGCTCTGGCACTGGGTGTTGCCGACGAGGTTTGGATGCTGGAAAATGCCATTTACTCGGTGATCTCTCCCGAAGGATGTGCCAGCATTCTCTGGAAGGATGCATCTAAAACAAAAGAAGCCGCTAATTGTCTGAAACTGACTGCCCAGGATTTACTGGAACTTCAAGTCATTGATAAGATCATATCCGAGAATCATCGTGATTTCAAAAACGTTTATCGGGAACTTAAAATTGGATTATATAAAAGTTTGCAGAAGAATCAAGCATTAGAAACTGATCAATTAACTGAAAATCGTTACCAACGATTTCGCAAATACGGTGCCATTGAAACCGTGTCTGAGTAA
- the cooS gene encoding anaerobic carbon-monoxide dehydrogenase catalytic subunit — protein sequence MNSNFSCKTCASADQKLETFISNLSVDTSHHRMEGQSVKCGFGLQGICCRLCSNGPCRITPDGPKGVCGATADTMVARNFLRAVSAGSGCYIHIVENTALMLKKTAASKGLLKGKVALAKLAEIFEIDETDEYICAEKIADMVLADLYKPDYVKMELVEKMAYKPRFDRWKELGILPGGAKSEVFAGVVKTSTNLNSDPVDMYLNCLKLGISTGLYGLTLTNLLNDVMLGEPAIRLAPVGLRVIDTDYINIMITGHQHSMFAYLQDRLIQDDVIEKAKAVGAKGFKLVGCTCVGQDLQLRGEHYQEVFNGHAGNNFTSEAILATGAIDAVLSEFNCTLPGIEPICDEFKIKQICIDDVSKKANAEMKPFVFEEKETQSNEIIDAVIKAYQERRGVIALNMDTDHGNNDTLTGVSEGSLKSFLGGTWKPLIDLIVKGEIKGIAGVVGCSSLTAGGHDVLTVNLVKELIAKDILVLSAGCSSGGLENVGLMSPSAASLASPKLRAVCESLGIPPVLNFGPCLAIGRLELVATELAEAIGVDLPQLPLVLSAPQWLEEQALADGAFGLALGLPLHLGLPPFVTGSPVAVQVFTQDMLNLTGGQLIIDDNAKSAAETLDAIIEKKRQELNI from the coding sequence ATGAATTCAAATTTTAGCTGTAAAACCTGTGCAAGTGCGGACCAAAAACTGGAAACATTTATTTCCAATCTCAGTGTGGATACATCCCATCACCGGATGGAAGGACAAAGTGTCAAATGCGGATTCGGATTGCAAGGAATCTGCTGCCGGCTCTGTTCAAATGGGCCATGTCGAATCACTCCCGATGGCCCCAAAGGTGTTTGTGGTGCCACAGCTGATACGATGGTAGCCAGAAACTTTTTGAGAGCCGTTTCAGCTGGATCCGGATGTTATATTCATATTGTTGAAAACACAGCACTTATGCTCAAGAAAACAGCAGCAAGCAAAGGGTTATTAAAAGGTAAAGTCGCCCTTGCAAAATTGGCTGAAATATTTGAAATCGATGAAACTGACGAATATATCTGTGCCGAAAAAATTGCCGATATGGTTTTGGCTGATTTATATAAACCAGACTATGTAAAGATGGAACTAGTCGAAAAAATGGCTTATAAACCGCGGTTTGACCGTTGGAAAGAACTGGGTATCTTGCCCGGTGGAGCCAAATCAGAAGTGTTTGCTGGTGTTGTTAAAACATCCACCAATCTTAATTCGGATCCCGTAGATATGTATTTGAATTGCTTGAAACTGGGTATTTCCACAGGACTATATGGTCTAACCTTAACAAACCTTTTAAATGATGTTATGCTGGGTGAACCAGCTATTCGCTTGGCGCCAGTTGGCTTACGGGTCATTGATACAGATTATATCAACATTATGATCACCGGCCATCAGCACTCCATGTTTGCCTATTTACAAGATCGACTGATTCAGGATGATGTGATTGAAAAAGCAAAAGCTGTCGGTGCTAAAGGGTTTAAATTAGTGGGATGTACCTGTGTTGGTCAGGACCTTCAATTGCGCGGCGAACATTACCAAGAGGTGTTTAACGGACATGCTGGCAATAACTTTACCAGTGAGGCGATTTTAGCCACTGGCGCTATTGATGCCGTATTATCTGAGTTCAACTGTACCCTGCCAGGGATTGAGCCAATCTGTGATGAATTTAAAATCAAACAAATCTGCATAGATGATGTTTCTAAAAAAGCCAATGCCGAAATGAAGCCGTTTGTCTTTGAAGAAAAAGAAACCCAAAGTAATGAAATCATTGATGCTGTGATAAAAGCATATCAGGAAAGAAGGGGAGTAATCGCCTTGAATATGGATACTGATCACGGGAACAACGATACCTTAACTGGTGTCAGCGAAGGCTCCCTGAAATCATTCCTCGGTGGTACCTGGAAACCGCTGATTGATTTAATCGTAAAAGGTGAAATTAAAGGAATTGCTGGGGTTGTGGGATGTTCTAGCCTAACTGCTGGCGGCCATGATGTACTGACTGTTAATCTGGTCAAAGAATTGATTGCCAAAGATATTCTGGTTTTATCGGCCGGTTGTTCATCAGGTGGATTGGAAAACGTTGGCCTGATGTCGCCTTCAGCCGCATCTCTGGCTAGTCCCAAACTACGAGCAGTATGTGAAAGTCTGGGTATTCCGCCGGTTTTAAACTTCGGCCCATGTCTGGCAATCGGTCGGCTGGAGCTGGTCGCTACTGAACTGGCCGAAGCTATTGGTGTGGATTTGCCACAATTGCCACTTGTTTTATCAGCACCCCAATGGCTTGAAGAACAAGCTTTGGCAGATGGCGCCTTTGGTTTAGCCCTTGGTTTACCGCTTCATTTAGGATTACCGCCGTTCGTTACCGGAAGTCCGGTGGCTGTTCAAGTGTTCACCCAGGATATGTTAAACCTCACCGGGGGACAACTGATCATCGATGACAATGCCAAATCAGCGGCTGAAACCCTGGATGCTATCATCGAAAAAAAACGTCAGGAATTAAACATCTAA
- a CDS encoding zinc ribbon domain-containing protein — MAKYCPKCYAGIGPDDAVCGNCGNVLKENVGGEEDFTAGVFDNENLSHDVSGKEIPDETPDEEILSHEIVADEIIADGIVEEEIVVSETITTTSAPVKTPTQRQAAVENTEVPMTLGDWMLTLLLLYLPIVNIVMLIIWSVDSKTSTTKKHFAWATLIFMGIGIVLSIIFSSIVAAIVASMLNSMYYY, encoded by the coding sequence ATGGCAAAGTATTGTCCAAAATGTTATGCCGGTATCGGTCCAGATGATGCAGTTTGTGGTAATTGTGGTAATGTGTTAAAGGAAAATGTTGGTGGGGAAGAAGATTTCACTGCTGGCGTTTTCGATAACGAAAATCTTTCTCATGATGTTTCTGGAAAAGAGATTCCTGATGAAACTCCAGACGAAGAAATCTTATCTCACGAAATTGTAGCGGATGAAATTATCGCTGATGGTATTGTCGAGGAAGAAATTGTCGTCTCGGAAACCATTACAACAACTTCAGCCCCTGTTAAGACTCCAACCCAACGTCAGGCTGCCGTTGAAAATACCGAAGTCCCCATGACTCTGGGTGACTGGATGCTGACGCTGTTGCTGTTGTACTTACCGATTGTCAATATTGTTATGCTGATTATTTGGAGTGTTGATTCTAAAACCAGCACCACCAAAAAACATTTTGCTTGGGCGACATTGATCTTTATGGGAATCGGCATTGTCCTTTCCATCATCTTCTCCAGCATTGTGGCGGCCATTGTCGCATCGATGTTAAACTCCATGTATTATTATTAA
- the accD gene encoding acetyl-CoA carboxylase, carboxyltransferase subunit beta, whose amino-acid sequence MLSKGLFKKPKNELEAQHRIKRKTDPAIPSELCRSCPSCKQLSFTSDLENNFHVCPKCGHHFRINARQRLNMIVDLDTFVEQHHELTSSNRLEFPGYDEKLAQATLFSHENEGVIIGTGKIDGHEVALFVMEATFMMGSMGQVVGEKITLIFEYALAHRLPVIGYTVSGGARMQEGMLALMQMAKTSGAVKRHSDFGLLYITILTDPTTGGVTASFAMEGDIILAEPEALIAFAGPRVIEQTIRQRLPKGFQRAEFLLEKGFVDAIVPRSTQKETVSRLLTLHGISKGGDTDGSI is encoded by the coding sequence ATGCTAAGTAAAGGTCTATTTAAAAAACCAAAAAATGAATTGGAAGCCCAGCATCGGATCAAACGTAAAACCGATCCGGCCATTCCCTCGGAACTGTGTCGGAGCTGTCCATCCTGCAAACAATTGAGCTTCACTTCGGATTTAGAAAACAATTTCCATGTTTGCCCTAAATGCGGTCATCATTTTCGTATCAATGCCAGACAACGCCTGAATATGATTGTTGATCTGGATACTTTTGTGGAACAGCATCACGAACTGACCTCATCCAATCGACTGGAATTTCCCGGATATGATGAAAAACTCGCGCAAGCTACCCTATTCAGTCATGAAAACGAAGGGGTTATCATTGGAACCGGAAAAATAGACGGACATGAGGTGGCGCTATTCGTGATGGAAGCTACCTTTATGATGGGCAGTATGGGTCAGGTGGTGGGTGAAAAAATCACCCTGATCTTTGAATATGCCTTGGCGCATCGTCTGCCAGTGATCGGCTACACCGTTTCCGGCGGCGCCAGGATGCAAGAAGGGATGCTGGCCCTGATGCAGATGGCGAAAACCAGTGGCGCGGTTAAACGTCACAGTGACTTCGGTCTGCTATACATTACCATCCTGACCGACCCCACTACCGGTGGTGTCACTGCCAGTTTTGCCATGGAAGGCGATATTATCTTGGCCGAACCTGAAGCCTTGATTGCCTTTGCCGGCCCCCGGGTGATTGAACAGACCATTCGTCAGCGGTTACCAAAAGGCTTCCAACGGGCTGAATTTTTATTGGAAAAGGGATTTGTTGATGCGATTGTCCCCCGTAGCACTCAAAAAGAAACCGTGTCACGGTTATTAACCCTACACGGGATTTCCAAAGGCGGTGATACAGATGGAAGCATATAA
- a CDS encoding MarR family transcriptional regulator codes for MDNERLKLKNQLCFPLYACAKEVVRSYKPYLDEIGLTYTQYIAMMVLWEHETINVKTLGEHLYLDSGTLTPLLKRLASAGFIERNRDLNDERNVIIKLTLKGEALKQPASMIPEKIQKCLPITQNEAEILYKLLYKILDNK; via the coding sequence TTGGATAACGAAAGACTAAAATTAAAAAATCAGCTTTGCTTTCCACTTTATGCCTGTGCAAAAGAGGTTGTTAGAAGCTATAAACCATATTTGGATGAAATTGGTTTAACTTATACTCAATACATAGCTATGATGGTTTTGTGGGAACATGAAACCATTAATGTAAAAACTTTAGGAGAGCATTTATATCTGGATTCAGGGACATTAACACCTTTGCTAAAACGGTTAGCGTCAGCCGGTTTTATCGAGAGAAATCGTGATTTGAACGATGAACGTAATGTAATTATCAAATTGACTCTAAAAGGAGAGGCGTTAAAACAGCCAGCCAGTATGATTCCAGAAAAAATTCAAAAATGTTTACCAATTACACAAAATGAAGCAGAAATACTTTATAAGTTATTGTATAAAATACTTGATAACAAATAA
- a CDS encoding metalloregulator ArsR/SmtB family transcription factor — MEMDLKDHEVTAEILKALGHPVRLCITKGLIANGRCNVSYMEECLEVSQSGVSQHLSKLKNAGIVKGYRTGNEIYYEVISKPAQNIIQALYGDDL, encoded by the coding sequence ATGGAAATGGACTTAAAAGATCACGAAGTTACTGCAGAAATTTTAAAAGCCTTAGGACATCCGGTTCGACTTTGTATTACAAAAGGGCTGATCGCAAACGGGCGATGCAATGTTTCCTATATGGAAGAGTGTCTGGAGGTGTCTCAATCAGGAGTATCTCAGCATTTGTCAAAGCTTAAAAATGCAGGAATTGTAAAAGGTTATCGGACTGGCAATGAGATATATTATGAAGTTATTAGTAAACCCGCTCAAAATATCATTCAGGCATTATACGGAGATGATTTATAA
- the accC gene encoding acetyl-CoA carboxylase biotin carboxylase subunit, with amino-acid sequence MFSKILIANRGEIALRIIRACKEMGVATVAVFSTADENSLHVSLADESICIGPAAVSDSYLNISAILSAAVLTGAEAIHPGYGLLSENPKFARLCAQCGIAFIGPTWEIIQKMGDKDQARSTMAAAGVPIVPGTDIINDPDEAHQKADEIGYPLLVKARSGGGGKGIRLVERSEDFLNEYSLARQEAQNAFNDDGVYLEKFLTRVKHIEIQLLCDQHQHVVALGERECSIQRKNQKLLEESPSPSLTPEIRTTMMDISRKAALAIGYENAGTIEFLMDAQGHFYFMEMNTRLQVEHPITEMVTGVDIVKWQIRIAAGLPLTFGQEDVHIQGHAIECRINAENPLLDFRPNCGTISFLHVPGGPWVRFDTLLYQGYSIPPYYDSMVGKLIVHSKTRELTIRKMKAALCELVIEGIDHTSQVQLDILSHPLFIAGDYYTDFMENEFNKPLSE; translated from the coding sequence GTGTTTTCTAAAATACTGATTGCCAACCGGGGCGAAATTGCCCTGCGGATTATCCGTGCTTGTAAAGAAATGGGCGTGGCCACTGTTGCCGTCTTCTCCACCGCTGATGAAAACAGCCTCCATGTAAGCCTGGCCGATGAAAGTATTTGTATCGGACCGGCTGCAGTATCCGACTCTTATCTGAATATTTCGGCGATTTTATCAGCGGCAGTATTAACCGGAGCGGAAGCCATTCATCCCGGTTATGGACTGCTTTCGGAAAACCCCAAGTTCGCCCGACTGTGCGCCCAATGCGGCATTGCTTTTATCGGACCAACCTGGGAAATCATCCAGAAAATGGGCGATAAAGATCAGGCCCGTTCGACCATGGCCGCCGCCGGCGTGCCGATTGTGCCCGGTACCGACATCATCAACGATCCCGACGAGGCTCATCAAAAGGCTGATGAAATTGGCTATCCTCTGTTAGTCAAAGCTCGCTCCGGCGGTGGCGGCAAAGGGATCCGCCTAGTGGAACGATCCGAAGATTTTTTAAACGAATATTCCCTGGCTCGTCAGGAAGCGCAAAATGCTTTCAATGACGATGGCGTTTATCTGGAAAAGTTTTTAACCCGGGTTAAACATATCGAAATTCAACTGCTCTGTGATCAGCATCAGCATGTGGTAGCTCTGGGTGAGCGAGAATGCTCGATCCAGCGTAAAAATCAGAAACTGCTGGAAGAAAGCCCTTCCCCATCCCTGACTCCGGAAATCCGCACAACCATGATGGATATTTCCCGAAAAGCCGCGCTGGCCATTGGTTATGAAAATGCCGGTACCATTGAATTTTTAATGGATGCCCAGGGTCATTTTTATTTTATGGAAATGAATACCCGGTTGCAGGTTGAACATCCGATTACCGAAATGGTGACCGGGGTTGATATTGTTAAATGGCAAATCCGGATTGCCGCTGGTCTGCCGCTGACCTTTGGTCAGGAAGATGTTCATATTCAGGGTCACGCCATCGAATGCCGGATCAACGCTGAGAATCCGTTGCTGGATTTCAGACCAAACTGCGGAACGATCAGTTTTCTCCATGTTCCCGGCGGCCCCTGGGTGCGTTTTGATACCCTGCTCTATCAAGGATATTCAATTCCGCCCTATTACGATTCCATGGTTGGTAAACTGATTGTCCATTCCAAAACCCGGGAGTTGACGATCCGAAAAATGAAAGCCGCCCTGTGCGAACTGGTGATTGAAGGCATTGACCACACCAGTCAAGTGCAATTGGATATTCTTAGTCATCCCTTATTTATTGCAGGTGATTATTATACGGATTTTATGGAAAATGAATTCAACAAACCCTTGTCTGAATAG
- a CDS encoding transcriptional repressor produces the protein MKNKKIQMYTDMIRSVGLKATPQRISVLKVLSEMTSHPSADMLMEALENQGYVMSVGTIYNILETFSEKGLILKLKDNQEVMRFDANTQFHVHIYNKENNGICDYYDPELEVLLADYFKDKLPNDVSLNRMEVSLFA, from the coding sequence ATGAAAAATAAAAAGATACAAATGTACACTGACATGATCCGTAGTGTTGGATTGAAAGCCACACCACAACGAATTAGTGTTTTAAAAGTATTATCAGAAATGACATCCCATCCCAGTGCTGATATGTTGATGGAAGCACTTGAAAACCAGGGATATGTGATGTCAGTTGGGACAATTTATAATATTTTAGAAACTTTCTCAGAAAAAGGGCTGATTTTAAAACTCAAGGATAATCAGGAAGTAATGCGCTTTGATGCAAACACCCAGTTTCATGTACATATATACAACAAAGAAAACAATGGGATTTGTGATTACTATGATCCAGAATTGGAAGTTTTATTGGCTGATTATTTCAAAGATAAACTACCAAATGATGTTTCACTAAATCGTATGGAAGTGTCTCTGTTCGCTTAA
- a CDS encoding 4Fe-4S dicluster domain-containing protein yields MKRIIIDREKCDGCLNCNIACISAHEEGSNFYTVNMQSPDAETRNFIKFDAQKGYLPIFCRHCDEPECVLSCMSGALEKDPITGHVQYDETKCAACYMCVMNCPYGVLKPDKQTRTKIIKCDFCDDKPDGPSCVKACPKKAIEVKEVSR; encoded by the coding sequence ATGAAACGAATCATCATTGATCGTGAAAAATGCGATGGCTGTCTGAACTGCAACATCGCCTGTATCAGTGCCCATGAGGAAGGCAGTAATTTTTACACTGTGAATATGCAAAGTCCTGATGCGGAAACACGTAACTTTATTAAATTCGATGCTCAGAAGGGCTATCTGCCAATTTTCTGTCGCCACTGTGACGAACCAGAATGTGTACTGTCCTGCATGAGCGGTGCGCTGGAAAAAGATCCTATAACTGGGCATGTACAGTATGATGAAACAAAATGTGCTGCCTGCTACATGTGCGTGATGAATTGTCCTTATGGGGTTTTAAAACCAGACAAACAAACCCGGACCAAGATTATCAAATGTGATTTCTGCGATGATAAACCCGATGGACCGAGCTGTGTCAAAGCTTGTCCCAAAAAAGCCATCGAAGTGAAAGAGGTAAGCAGATGA
- a CDS encoding FAD-dependent oxidoreductase, translating into MKIVIIGASAAGISAAKTIKASEPNTEVVIISKEDRVHSRCMLHKFLGHERDTKGVNFIPEDFFETNKIAWLNNTTVIGIETDKKFVKTHDNQNISYDKLLIATGASYFIPPIPGLRESKKVYGFRDLKDAQLLDIECDTAKNAVVIGAGLVGMDAAVAMLERGLKVTVIEMTEDVMSLQLDKKSAQAYQQLFENAGAEFILKDKVVSVDVDEVGRGKMIHLASGKVVPADVIVIAAGVRPAFNFTEGSGIATNHAILVGDDLKTNVNDIYAAGDVTGIAGIWPNAVKQGKIAAINMLGEKLLYEDRYALKNTVNFYGLTTLSLGNINPEPEENCDIFIREDRNNYQKVVMKNGVVQGVIIQGNMGGTGFWQYLIKNKIDVSGINKDVFSLSYSDFYDLNQRTGEYCYAV; encoded by the coding sequence ATGAAAATTGTAATAATCGGTGCCAGTGCTGCCGGAATCAGTGCGGCTAAAACAATTAAAGCTTCAGAACCTAATACTGAAGTCGTAATCATTTCCAAAGAAGACCGTGTTCATTCCCGTTGTATGCTCCATAAATTTTTGGGGCATGAACGCGATACCAAAGGCGTCAATTTTATTCCCGAGGATTTCTTTGAAACGAACAAGATTGCCTGGCTGAATAACACCACCGTAATCGGAATAGAGACAGATAAAAAGTTTGTAAAAACTCATGACAATCAAAATATTAGCTATGACAAGTTGTTGATCGCCACTGGGGCGTCTTATTTCATCCCACCAATCCCGGGGCTTCGGGAGTCAAAAAAAGTCTATGGATTCCGGGACTTGAAGGATGCTCAACTGCTGGATATCGAATGTGATACCGCAAAAAATGCGGTGGTGATCGGTGCCGGTCTCGTCGGAATGGATGCTGCAGTGGCGATGCTGGAGCGTGGTTTAAAAGTAACGGTCATCGAAATGACGGAAGATGTGATGAGTTTGCAGCTTGATAAAAAATCGGCTCAGGCTTACCAACAACTTTTTGAAAATGCCGGAGCTGAATTTATTTTAAAGGATAAGGTCGTTTCTGTTGATGTGGATGAAGTGGGACGGGGAAAAATGATCCATCTCGCCAGTGGTAAAGTCGTTCCGGCAGACGTTATTGTGATCGCTGCCGGGGTTCGGCCAGCCTTTAACTTTACAGAGGGTTCGGGGATTGCAACGAACCATGCCATTTTAGTCGGAGATGATCTTAAGACAAATGTAAATGACATTTATGCGGCTGGGGATGTTACCGGAATTGCCGGGATTTGGCCGAATGCTGTGAAACAGGGAAAAATTGCCGCGATTAACATGCTTGGCGAAAAACTCTTATATGAAGATCGCTATGCGCTTAAAAATACCGTTAACTTCTATGGACTTACGACCTTATCGCTGGGAAACATCAACCCGGAACCTGAAGAAAACTGCGATATTTTCATTCGGGAGGATCGCAATAATTATCAGAAAGTCGTCATGAAAAATGGAGTCGTCCAGGGCGTTATTATTCAGGGGAACATGGGGGGCACTGGCTTCTGGCAATATCTGATCAAGAATAAAATCGATGTTTCGGGTATTAATAAAGATGTGTTTAGTCTGAGTTACTCTGATTTTTATGATCTGAATCAGCGAACTGGTGAATATTGCTACGCTGTTTAA